The following coding sequences lie in one Apteryx mantelli isolate bAptMan1 chromosome 6, bAptMan1.hap1, whole genome shotgun sequence genomic window:
- the TSSK6 gene encoding testis-specific serine/threonine-protein kinase 6: MSKTAAGKKLLHDLGYRLGQTLGEGSYSKVKAATSNKYKGPLAIKVVDRRRASPDFVHKFLPRELSILQMIRHPNIVRVFEFIEVCNGKLYIVMEAASTDLLQLVQQLGKLPCVPEARDIFAQIVGAVRYLHDRNLVHRDLKCENVLLTADGRRAKLTDFGFSKEANGYPDLSTTYCGSAAYASPEVLLGIPYDAKKYDMWSLGVVLYVMVTGCMPFDDTHIHSMPRRQKKGVLYPEGLPSLPEPCRALIAQLLQFSPASRPGVGQVAKNSWLKGDI, encoded by the coding sequence ATGTCAAAAACTGCTGCAGGCAAGAAGCTGCTTCATGATCTTGGCTACAGGCTGGGTCAAACGTTAGGGGAGGGCAGCTACTCCAAGGTGAAGGCGGCCACCTCCAACAAGTACAAGGGCCCCTTAGCCATCAAGGTGGTGGACCGGCGCCGAGCCTCCCCAGACTTTGTGCACAAGTTTCTGCCTCGCGAGCTCTCCATCCTGCAGATGATCCGGCACCCCAACATCGTGCGCGTCTTCGAGTTCATCGAGGTCTGCAACGGGAAGCTCTACATCGTGATGGAGGCAGCCTCCACCGACCTGCTCCAGCTGGTGCAGCAGCTGGGCAAGCTGCCCTGCGTCCCCGAAGCCCGGGACATCTTTGCGCAGATCGTGGGGGCCGTGCGCTACCTGCATGACCGCAACTTGGTGCACCGGGATCTCAAGTGCGAGAATGTGCTGCTCACTGCTGACGGCCGCCGAGCCAAGCTCACCGACTTTGGCTTTAGCAAGGAGGCCAACGGCTACCCAGACCTGAGCACCACGTACTGCGGGTCGGCAGCCTACGCTTCCCCAGAGGTGCTGCTGGGCATCCCCTACGACGCCAAGAAGTATGACATGTGGAGCCTGGGGGTGGTGCTCTATGTGATGGTGACAGGCTGCATGCCCTTCGACGACACCCACATCCACAGCATGCCCCGGCGCCAGAAGAAAGGGGTGCTGTACCCAGAGGGGCTGCCCTCGCTGCCGGAGCCCTGCCGAGCCCTCATCGCCCAGCTGCTCCAGTTCAGCCCGGCCTCCCGGCCTGGCGTGGGGCAGGTGGCCAAGAACAGCTGGCTGAAGGGGGACATCTGA